Below is a genomic region from Nilaparvata lugens isolate BPH chromosome 8, ASM1435652v1, whole genome shotgun sequence.
ttttattttttttcatataacatgttaatataatatattataataataacaaaataataaagtttgTTGTAAATCAGTCCGAACGGGACAGAACTGTGATCGGCTAGCTTGCAGTGAATGTACCGCTCAAGTGCATGCAGGATGTGCAGGATTTAAATCCGAGGATGTCAAGTTTATAAGTGATAATAAACAAGTGTGGCGTTGTAAGGATTGCAGTATTGAACGCAGGAAAAGCATGTCCATACAATCATCAATTCCTGAATCGCCGGCAGCAGACAATCCTCTATCGTTGGAGATGTCATAAAAATTCTTAACGAGATGACAACAGATCAAAAACGTATGGAGGTTGATTTTGGAAATTCGCTGGAGGCATGCCATGTGGGAATTGTGGAATTGAAGCAGAAGCAGGAGGATCAGAACAAAAAGTTTGAAGCTTGTTTAACAACTATTGAAGAGCTAACAAAGAGCTAACAATTACACTACACATGAGTATAACTACTGTTCCTTTAGCTCACTCACCAGCtgctcaaaataataaaataactagaataaattttaataaactaAATTCATATTTACAGAATGAAAAATGGGAATTTCTTAATGCTTATTGTGATGAAGATAATGATAATTCAATAGATACTATGGttgaaatgtttattgaaaaattaaccAATTACATAAAAATTTCTTCAGTAGAGATAACACGTAAACATAAGAAAAGACAATTGAAGCCTTGGATAACTCAATGGTTGATAGAATCTATCAATAGACGAGACAGAATAGCCAAAAAATTAAAGAAGGAGCTATTAGAtttagatttgaaaaataattacagAGCCTACCGAAACTTACTGATTTCCTTAATAAATCGCACTAAAGACGAGTATTACAGAACGAGAATAGGTGAATGTGGAAACAATGCAAAAAAGTTATGGTCGTATATTAATGAACTCATGGATAAGGAAGGGAATGAGAGAgatgataaaaaattaactGCACATGAATTGAATGAGTACTCTGTAAATGTAGGGATAAATTATTCCAAGAAAATACCTAGATATAATGATGAATCCTCGTTCAAATTTCAGTATATGAAAAATATCTTTAGTCTGAATAATTCGTTTTTCCTGAAACCAGTCAATGAAGCAGAGGTGATGAAGGTTATATCAAgtctaaaaaataatacaagtccGGGAGTTGACGGTATCAGGAGTATtaccttgaaaaaaaaaaatagcagACCACATTGCATACCCTTTaactttgataataaataattgttttaaaaaggGAATTTTCCCAACATCGTTCAAAGTAGCAAAGATAAAACCACTCTTTAAATCAGGTGATAGAAACTTGACAGAAAATTACAGACCGATAAGTTTACTCAGCTCCTTATCTAAAATgatggaaaaattaataaaaaaatagagttgttaatttttttgattcattcaaaataatagaaaatcttTAATTTGGCTTCAAAAAAAGTACTGATGATGCCCTCATACagtaatagaaaattatttttatgccCTCATAAAAAAACTATAGCTATCTTTCTCGATTTGGCTAAATCGTATGATACGGTGTCTCATATTCAATTACGCCGTAAACTGGAAAGAGTTGGGATTAGAGGAACCTCATTAAAATTATTCGAGAGCTACCTCTCAAATAGGGTGCAAATTTTAACTCTCAATAATGAGAACAACGTTCTTTGCCACTTTCCGGGTATGGCCTACCCCAGGGTACAGTACTATCGCCTATTTTATTCCCGGTCTACGTAAATGAGGTACTGAAATTGGAGCTAAATGGTGGGGAGACTTattcttttgctgatgacactgtgCTGTTATTTGAGGGCAATACATGGCATAACGTTTATGAAAGGCTTCTCCACATTAAAGAGATGGCTTGACATCAATTCCCTTAgtctcaatataaaaaaaaacaaagtacatagcattttcgagaaaaattaCTGGACATGAAATCACAAACTGTCTACTCAGATTACACATGAATTGTAATGTTGACAACCATGTAGTATGTGATTGTTCTGAAATTGAGAGAACAAGTCACTTGAAATATCTAGGGGTAATAATCGAGGAAGGTTCAAATGGAAAAGACACATAGATTACTTATGCAATAGATTGAAATTTGTATCATATAATAACTCTTTAAATTACGATCAATATTGAAGGTAACTGTGAAGAGAATGTTATACTTTGCCATAGTTCAGTCGATACTGCAATATGGCTTAATAGTTTGGGGAGGTACCTTCAACTCTCACCTCTCTATACTATTTATTGTACAGAAAATGATTgtcaaaacaattttaaatagaCCAATATTTTACCCATCAATGAGTGCTTTCAGTGATCTGAAAGTCATGACTATCCGCCAACTGTATGTGCTTAACAtcctcaaatatttcaatagatataacaataacttgaaaaaaatcaatagtgAAACACATAAAACAAgataaaaaacataaatttttaatGCTATGTTTCGAAACTTACTTTAATTCGAAAACAACTGATTTATATTGCACcaagaataataaatagtatCCCAAACGATCTCataaatcaacaaataataacgAATAATAGCTTCCATTTTGAAGGTTTCttgcaaaatatatttttcacatattGTTGAAGGATCCGTATGATTAGAATTACGCTATGTTTAGAAATCCTCGAGTGtagcattcattttatttttattctttattcatttttcctcTCTTAGTGGGgcgctactcctactggcggacAAATtctcacttatgccagtagattTCCACTAAGCTTATGTTATTTGAagtgttgaataataatgtaatgataATCCTCAATCCATTCAGTTTGATTGTGCATTATAACTCTTACTAGTTAGGAATAGAAGTATTAATGCTATTattgttcatttattatttttagtaaggaatgttctttatttgaattgattgtggTGAATTGCATTTGTATTGTAAAGTTGAATGTTTGTACCTACTTTATGGATATGTTGCTGGAAAGAGTGTTGCATCTTCGCTATCTTCGATATCTTTGCTAATTCGCTAATTTTTGCGTAGGATCCACTGCCACTGCGAGGTGGCGACAACTACGCACTGCCTCGCGACGCCCTCCTGCCGGCTGCGCCCCAGGCGCCTGTTGTGTTTGTGCGGCGACCCATCACTCCCGCCTCGGGCGCCACCTCCACCGATGCCGGCGGCGGCGTCAACCCCTGCGGCGGCCACTGCGTACAGTTCGAGAACTTCTGTCATTATTGTCTGCAGGTTAGTCAAAAAGACGACATTTCTGTTTTAATAGgtacttttaaataatatacaaaatttgGTGATGAGAGAAAAACTCCAATAAAAGAGATTGTCCCGGGCTATTTATTACTTGTAAAGTAGCGTGACGTTAACTTCATAAGGCTGGTTGATAACGAACGGTAAGACATGCATGTTATACAAGTCATCATGCATTGTTGTGCCATCACAGCGAAAGGCCTCGAGCAAAATGTTTTGAGGTTAGGTCTTTGTAACTcacattttttgttgttttcttTCTTCGCTGTtccaatttgtatttttttcaaaccaTAAATGAGCATTCGATCATAtagttattcaataaaaacatcATAACATTGTCCACTTTCCACCCGATTGCAAAGCTTAAAAATGGTTAGTAGTTTGGACACAGTTTTTAACTTGAATACTCAGTCAGATAGGGTAGCAATTAGTGACATGGTTCCGCTGATTTCCACAAATAGATTTTTGTGGACGTGGTTGAAGACATTTCTTTCATGTGTCCATTGTTACGAGTATTGAGGTATAAATATTGTACCTTAAATGAAAGTGTTATTGTGCATTACATTATGAGTGGATTTTGAACTCTCAATTTGAAGCTCAGTTTTTGCCGGCCGGACACAGCAATGTCTCCCGGCTACATAGGCCAAAGAAGTTATAGACTCtttgaatgtttttaatttttgtattggcCTATGGGTTCATATGCATATACAgtgtgtcccaccaaggttgtaacatcCGTTAACCAAAGATTCTACatgacatttctgacaaaaatgttttatagacatttttcctatcgaccttcgttttcgagatatatcgatttttcgatattttaaGAATATGCCTACCTTCCGTCATTAAatactcgaaaactactggtcgaatttcaatttcaagggtattgttggaaagagaaaaacatttcaaacaagattaatgtaattttatttgttgtttgatattttgtagttttttattagggtTTAAACTTGAGAAAAAGCTATTCTTaaaattcaaagtgaaattcCAAACCGTTTTTTCTTGGTTTTCTCCgggtaattatagtggtttcaattattcaaaaacttctccatttcataagctttccaATGAGTATGAATTCGAAAAGGTAAGTTCTATGATAAAGTGTTAGTGTTCAAAGTGTCAGTGGTTTACTGAACAtcttttgtcagaaatgtcgagtagaatctatggtcaaaggctgttacaaccttggtgggacactctgtatatagatATTGTACATGACCCTCCTCACAGACAGACTCGTTTCTAGGTAAGGAGTACTATTTCTATTGTGTAATTTACATTTCGAATGCTTTTAACATTTTTGAgaataaaaactttttcattcattaattcaattaatGCGAACTGGACGGTATGTTTTGTTAAGGTGATGAACATAGCGGGCATCCTGACGGGCGTCGTGATGGTGGCAGCCGGCTTTGTGCTGCGCAACCAGAGGAAAGGTGGCAACCTGGAGGTGCTGATCTACATCGGGTGCCTGACGGCGCTGGTGTGTGGTCTGCTGTTGTCGGTGCAGTGCTGTGTGCGTCGCAACCTGCAGCAGCGCAGGCAACGCATCAGGGCAAGGGGGCCAGGGCCAGCAGGGGGGGAGACCATACAGCTGCAGATGCTCGGTCCCCCCCCTCCGCCACCACCGCCCCCTCTTCTCAGGCCGCTCATGCCTCCCCACCAGTTGATAAGACCTACAAGGTAATAAATACTAACACTCGCTTCACTTTCAACtcattttatcaaattgaatttttatcctGAATACCTACATATAGTTtgcaatacaatatacataaaatacaCATACAAGTGCATAACAAAGTTACGCTATAGATGTGAAAACTATGTACTAAAGGAATAAAC
It encodes:
- the LOC111051104 gene encoding uncharacterized protein LOC111051104 isoform X1 — protein: MTKHGAHTSEHQLPPHYSSRLRNLWAAPPAAGGGGGLQWSATAAAAGGGGGLQWSAAAAAAGGCDSSGNLSSSSVASSRTYYQPATTSVYQDPLPLRGGDNYALPRDALLPAAPQAPVVFVRRPITPASGATSTDAGGGVNPCGGHCVQFENFCHYCLQVMNIAGILTGVVMVAAGFVLRNQRKGGNLEVLIYIGCLTALVCGLLLSVQCCVRRNLQQRRQRIRARGPGPAGGETIQLQMLGPPPPPPPPPLLRPLMPPHQLIRPTRDQSGLPWWRREEIP
- the LOC111051104 gene encoding uncharacterized protein LOC111051104 isoform X2, which produces MTKHGAHTSEHQLPPHYSSRLRNLWAAPPAAGGGGGLQWSAAAAAAGGCDSSGNLSSSSVASSRTYYQPATTSVYQDPLPLRGGDNYALPRDALLPAAPQAPVVFVRRPITPASGATSTDAGGGVNPCGGHCVQFENFCHYCLQVMNIAGILTGVVMVAAGFVLRNQRKGGNLEVLIYIGCLTALVCGLLLSVQCCVRRNLQQRRQRIRARGPGPAGGETIQLQMLGPPPPPPPPPLLRPLMPPHQLIRPTRDQSGLPWWRREEIP